Proteins found in one Nitrospinota bacterium genomic segment:
- a CDS encoding molecular chaperone TorD family protein — MGNVTHAKSGDPMLAVLGQTGSLEELKEERISLQLARGRIYDILSSAFSYPWNRKFFRPKSLLEPMDIALVDEEDWNHVKSIIDGFSKYLPKMTIKQVQQEYVRVFGHAVSMECPPYEMQYGTEGGIQSQTDVLIQLGGFYETFGFEQPRNRTRERVDHISIELAFMFFMCFRAAFGIQNGHEERNINVLTSSMKKFIRNHIGRWGPLFCIFTSRKAERGLYKDIVDILAIFLKNENFLLDIKPVKVEEPEYRSLSYSMENDLIANAPSECEPR; from the coding sequence ATGGGCAATGTAACTCATGCGAAATCTGGCGATCCAATGCTCGCAGTACTTGGGCAGACGGGTTCTCTGGAGGAACTGAAAGAAGAAAGAATCTCGCTGCAATTAGCCAGAGGACGAATATACGATATTCTTTCCAGCGCTTTCAGCTATCCCTGGAACCGAAAGTTTTTCCGGCCCAAGTCATTGCTTGAGCCCATGGATATTGCACTGGTCGACGAGGAGGACTGGAATCACGTTAAATCTATTATTGATGGTTTTAGCAAGTATTTACCAAAAATGACCATCAAACAGGTGCAGCAGGAATATGTCAGGGTTTTTGGGCATGCGGTTTCCATGGAATGCCCTCCTTACGAAATGCAGTATGGCACAGAGGGTGGTATTCAGTCTCAAACCGATGTTCTGATTCAGCTGGGTGGTTTTTATGAGACCTTCGGGTTTGAGCAGCCTCGCAATAGGACAAGAGAAAGAGTGGATCATATTTCAATTGAATTGGCGTTTATGTTTTTCATGTGCTTTAGAGCTGCTTTTGGAATTCAAAACGGTCATGAAGAAAGAAATATTAATGTGCTGACCAGCAGCATGAAAAAATTCATTCGCAATCATATTGGCAGGTGGGGTCCATTGTTTTGCATCTTTACCTCTCGAAAGGCGGAGAGAGGCCTTTACAAGGATATAGTCGATATTCTCGCTATTTTCCTGAAAAACGAGAATTTTTTGCTGGATATCAAGCCTGTCAAGGTTGAAGAACCTGAGTACAGGTCTTTGTCTTACAGTATGGAAAATGATTTGATCGCCAATGCACCTTCTGAGTGTGAACCGCGATAA
- a CDS encoding 4Fe-4S dicluster domain-containing protein translates to GGDNGTRSVLPEHKIWFFYLQRICNHCTYPGCLAACPRKAIYKRQEDGIVLIDQSRCRGYKKCVEQCPYKKPMFRGTTRISEKCIACYPRIEGLDPLTEGDQMETRCMAACVGKIRLQGLVKIGSNGEWAHDPDNPQYYLIRDRKVALPLYPQLGTEPNGYYVPSRHVPRAYSQQMFGPGVDHSIDQYMVPDRDLLGVLQLFRTTQRIIFKWKREPGPKIFETNIHGKKFEMYNDTVIGFNRKGKEIIRVTVEEPFYVRPEEHPGAI, encoded by the coding sequence TCGGTGGTGACAACGGCACACGGTCAGTACTGCCTGAGCATAAAATCTGGTTTTTCTATCTGCAACGCATTTGTAACCACTGCACGTATCCGGGCTGTCTGGCGGCGTGTCCTCGTAAGGCGATCTATAAGCGTCAAGAGGACGGCATCGTTCTGATCGACCAGAGCCGTTGTCGTGGTTATAAGAAATGTGTAGAGCAGTGTCCTTACAAAAAGCCAATGTTCCGTGGTACAACGCGGATCTCTGAGAAATGTATCGCTTGTTATCCGCGAATTGAGGGTCTCGATCCTCTGACGGAAGGTGATCAGATGGAGACGCGTTGTATGGCAGCTTGTGTTGGTAAGATCCGCTTGCAGGGTCTTGTCAAGATCGGCAGCAATGGCGAATGGGCGCATGATCCGGATAACCCACAGTACTATCTGATTCGGGACCGGAAAGTGGCCTTACCGTTGTATCCGCAGCTGGGTACGGAGCCGAACGGTTACTATGTACCGTCACGGCACGTTCCGCGAGCGTATTCACAACAGATGTTTGGACCGGGTGTTGATCATTCAATTGATCAATACATGGTACCTGATAGAGATCTGTTGGGTGTGCTTCAGTTGTTCCGGACGACACAACGTATCATTTTCAAATGGAAGCGTGAGCCAGGTCCGAAGATTTTCGAGACCAACATTCACGGTAAGAAGTTTGAAATGTATAATGATACGGTCATCGGGTTTAACCGGAAAGGTAAAGAAATCATCCGTGTTACGGTTGAAGAGCCTTTCTACGTACGACCCGAAGAACATCCGGGTGCAATCTAA
- a CDS encoding nitrate oxidoreductase subunit beta, with product MPEVYNWQLGRMATYVYDEKHPKEQFTFVFNTNRCIACQTCTMAHKSTWTFSKGQEYMWWNNVETKPYGGYPQFWDWKILKMLEQSNPGQNVWNVRKTSNKAIHGVYEGVTIFEAPAKIGLNQQAIGYVPTDEEWRFPNFGEDTAHGREFTQSREGTFGGDNGTRSVLPEHKIWFFYLQRICNHCTYPGCLAACPRKAIY from the coding sequence ATGCCTGAAGTCTATAACTGGCAGCTAGGTCGGATGGCCACATACGTCTACGACGAAAAGCATCCGAAAGAGCAGTTCACGTTCGTATTCAATACGAACCGTTGTATTGCTTGTCAGACCTGTACGATGGCCCATAAATCTACCTGGACCTTTTCAAAGGGACAGGAGTATATGTGGTGGAATAATGTAGAAACGAAGCCTTACGGTGGATATCCTCAGTTTTGGGATTGGAAGATCCTGAAAATGCTGGAGCAGTCCAATCCAGGACAGAATGTATGGAACGTCCGTAAGACCTCAAACAAAGCGATCCATGGTGTATACGAAGGTGTGACCATCTTCGAAGCGCCAGCCAAGATCGGTTTGAATCAGCAAGCAATCGGTTATGTACCGACTGATGAAGAGTGGCGTTTCCCGAACTTCGGTGAAGATACCGCTCATGGTCGTGAGTTCACCCAGTCCCGCGAGGGAACGTTCGGTGGTGACAACGGCACACGGTCAGTACTGCCTGAGCATAAAATCTGGTTTTTCTATCTGCAACGCATTTGTAACCACTGCACGTATCCGGGCTGTCTGGCGGCGTGTCCTCGTAAGGCGATCTAC